Proteins found in one Gardnerella vaginalis ATCC 14018 = JCM 11026 genomic segment:
- the hrcA gene encoding heat-inducible transcriptional repressor HrcA, whose amino-acid sequence MMILRAVVEDYIRSHEPVGSASLAKNHKLGVSSATIRNDMSILEEEGYLIQPHTSAGRIPTEKGYRYFVDGLAALIPLSNAQRRGIRSFLSGSVSLQDTLQRSARLLASITGQVALVASPALSRSKVKRIEIVQVSSSTLLVVVITDAGGVAQHMIQASNVNSDDLLHLTNMINEDCIGLSLLNASKKVCALSERKDLVSSLQIIKQLSNAIEDMYDGDRAHELYMAGTSQLAHRQNIGDFAALFDALEEQAVIMRLMTSLSEEASDCASGVSVAIGSETHTPGLLNASVVTSAYGYNSDPDSAFIGSIGPTHMDYAATMTAVKAVAKYLNAFISENS is encoded by the coding sequence ATGATGATACTCCGTGCGGTTGTTGAAGATTATATTCGTTCACACGAGCCTGTTGGATCAGCGTCTTTGGCTAAAAATCACAAATTAGGTGTTAGCTCTGCAACAATTCGCAACGATATGTCAATACTAGAAGAAGAAGGTTATTTAATTCAGCCACACACATCTGCTGGTCGAATTCCTACGGAAAAAGGATACAGATATTTCGTTGATGGATTGGCGGCGCTAATACCACTTTCTAATGCACAAAGAAGAGGAATACGCAGTTTTTTAAGTGGATCTGTAAGTTTGCAAGACACACTTCAACGTTCAGCTCGTCTTCTTGCAAGTATCACTGGGCAGGTTGCTCTTGTTGCGTCACCTGCATTATCTAGATCAAAAGTAAAAAGAATTGAGATTGTTCAAGTATCGTCATCAACTCTTCTTGTCGTAGTAATTACAGACGCTGGAGGGGTAGCGCAACATATGATTCAGGCTTCTAATGTGAATTCAGATGATTTGTTGCATTTAACAAATATGATTAATGAAGATTGCATTGGATTGTCACTTTTGAATGCATCTAAAAAAGTGTGTGCATTGTCGGAACGTAAAGATTTAGTTTCTTCGTTACAAATAATTAAACAATTGTCTAATGCTATTGAAGATATGTACGATGGCGATCGAGCACACGAATTATACATGGCTGGAACCTCCCAGCTTGCTCATAGACAGAATATTGGTGATTTTGCTGCTCTTTTTGATGCTTTAGAAGAGCAAGCTGTTATTATGCGTTTGATGACTTCGCTAAGTGAGGAGGCAAGTGATTGTGCAAGTGGAGTCAGTGTTGCAATAGGTTCGGAAACTCACACGCCTGGTCTTTTGAATGCTTCTGTTGTGACGAGTGCTTACGGATATAATTCCGATCCTGATTCCGCATTCATTGGTTCAATCGGACCTACGCATATGGATTATGCTGCAACAATGACTGCGGTTAAAGCAGTGGCTAAGTATCTTAATGCGTTTATATCCGAAAATTCATAA
- the fmt gene encoding methionyl-tRNA formyltransferase, producing MVLPILFAGTPEVSVAPLRALAQDKEHFDVRAVLTRPDAPTGRGRKIVPSAVKKAAIELGIPVLEVNPSDEEECIRALKATGAKLAAVVAYGKILRQSVLDALPLGWYNLHFSLLPQWRGAAPVQRAIWAGDDITGATVFKITRGMDEGPILAQMTTEIGAHETAGDLLMRLSNDGADLLCSALVGMESGQIIPVEQDPTPCQIAQKITVEDAHIRFDIPAFAIDRQIRACTPNPGAWCNLHVDCGDLQIISLHVLSCALAKDEDISIHNLSELKPGQIFAGKRNVWVGSSSGVLELLEVKAQGKKAMKAADWARGAHLSQESYLD from the coding sequence ATGGTGCTACCTATTTTATTTGCTGGAACACCAGAGGTTTCTGTTGCGCCATTGCGTGCTTTAGCTCAAGATAAAGAGCATTTTGATGTTCGTGCTGTTCTTACGAGACCTGATGCTCCGACAGGCAGAGGTAGGAAAATTGTTCCTAGCGCTGTTAAAAAAGCTGCGATTGAACTTGGGATTCCTGTTCTAGAGGTTAATCCTAGTGATGAAGAGGAGTGCATAAGAGCTTTAAAGGCAACTGGCGCTAAACTTGCTGCCGTGGTTGCTTATGGAAAGATTCTTAGACAATCTGTTTTGGACGCTCTTCCTCTAGGATGGTACAACTTGCATTTCTCGCTTCTTCCACAGTGGCGAGGGGCAGCTCCTGTTCAGCGTGCGATTTGGGCTGGAGATGATATTACCGGTGCCACTGTTTTTAAGATTACGCGTGGAATGGATGAAGGACCTATTCTTGCACAAATGACTACCGAGATTGGTGCTCATGAAACAGCTGGCGACTTGCTTATGAGACTAAGCAATGATGGTGCAGATCTTCTTTGCTCTGCTCTTGTTGGGATGGAATCTGGTCAAATTATTCCTGTTGAGCAAGATCCTACACCTTGCCAAATCGCGCAAAAAATCACTGTTGAGGATGCTCATATTCGTTTTGATATTCCAGCATTTGCAATCGATAGGCAGATTCGTGCTTGCACGCCAAATCCTGGAGCTTGGTGTAATCTGCATGTTGATTGTGGCGATTTGCAAATCATTAGTTTGCATGTTCTTTCTTGTGCATTGGCAAAAGATGAGGATATTTCAATACATAATCTAAGCGAACTTAAGCCTGGGCAGATTTTTGCAGGTAAGCGAAATGTCTGGGTTGGTTCTTCAAGTGGTGTTCTTGAGCTTTTAGAAGTTAAAGCGCAAGGTAAAAAGGCTATGAAGGCTGCAGATTGGGCAAGAGGAGCGCATTTAAGTCAAGAGTCCTATTTGGATTGA
- a CDS encoding MerR family transcriptional regulator — MKTVNEVSKMAGISIRTLQYYDKIGLLKPSAYSESGYRLYGDEDLKVLQSILLFKALEFPLKEIKEIITSEHFDKDLALEQQIKLLILKKEHLENLILFAKGLKALGGNYMNFTAFDTSKIDEYAKQAKEYWGDTPEFKEFEAKEKRRNSEETKMLHQQLKLIFAEFGKVKSQPSDSVEVQALVKKLQEFITANFYKCSNEILSGLGKMYASGGDFTKNIDAFAGEGTSVFVNKAIEYYCK, encoded by the coding sequence GTGAAAACAGTGAATGAAGTCAGCAAGATGGCAGGAATTAGTATTCGTACTCTTCAGTATTACGACAAAATCGGTTTGTTAAAACCGTCCGCTTATTCGGAGTCAGGATATAGGTTGTATGGTGATGAGGATCTAAAGGTACTACAATCCATTTTGCTGTTTAAAGCTCTGGAATTTCCGCTCAAAGAAATTAAAGAAATAATAACCAGTGAGCATTTCGACAAAGATTTAGCGCTGGAACAACAAATCAAATTATTAATCCTGAAAAAAGAGCATTTGGAAAATTTAATTCTTTTTGCAAAGGGATTAAAAGCATTAGGAGGTAACTATATGAACTTTACAGCATTTGACACAAGCAAAATTGATGAGTATGCCAAACAGGCAAAAGAGTATTGGGGAGATACACCGGAATTCAAGGAATTTGAAGCTAAAGAAAAAAGGAGAAACAGCGAGGAAACAAAAATGCTCCATCAACAACTCAAGCTGATTTTTGCAGAATTTGGCAAGGTAAAATCACAACCCAGCGATTCAGTTGAAGTTCAGGCTTTGGTAAAGAAACTGCAGGAATTTATTACAGCTAATTTCTATAAGTGCTCGAATGAGATTTTATCCGGACTTGGCAAGATGTATGCTTCCGGTGGTGATTTTACGAAAAATATAGATGCGTTTGCAGGCGAAGGGACATCAGTATTTGTCAACAAGGCAATCGAATATTATTGCAAGTAA
- a CDS encoding DnaJ C-terminal domain-containing protein, with the protein MTDYYKILGVDSNASDDEIRKAYRKLSRKYHPDIAGPEFEDKFKEVNAAYDVLSNPEKRKMVDMGVDPNNLSASGAGAGAGAGGYANMNMDMGDILNQFFSGSFGTSTGSPIPRVNRGEDSLTEVKVDLKTVVFGGNAKVHVVTFGLCQDCAGKGSADKSDPITCPQCKGAGFVQRVTRTMFGQMMSSEPCRECEGHGTIIKNVCPNCHGHGRIRTSREIGITIPAGIKDNSRLRLASQGAVGECGGPAGDLYVDVHIREDKQFARNLNDLHCWIDIPMTWAVLGHKVDIDTFDGKKSVEIPSGSQSENTISVPNLGVTVLGSKERGNLVVHILVNIPTKLSDEERKLIEEFEKLHDGKDDVIVQRAIPDSTTNHKGFFSKLKDAFC; encoded by the coding sequence GTGACTGACTATTACAAGATTTTAGGTGTTGATTCTAACGCTAGCGATGATGAGATTCGAAAAGCATATAGAAAATTAAGTCGAAAGTACCATCCAGATATCGCAGGTCCTGAGTTTGAAGACAAATTCAAGGAAGTTAATGCTGCATACGACGTTTTGTCTAATCCAGAAAAACGCAAAATGGTAGATATGGGTGTTGACCCAAACAATCTATCGGCATCGGGTGCTGGAGCTGGCGCTGGCGCTGGCGGATATGCCAATATGAATATGGATATGGGAGATATTTTAAATCAGTTCTTCTCTGGATCCTTTGGAACAAGTACGGGTTCTCCTATTCCTCGCGTGAATCGTGGTGAAGATTCACTCACAGAAGTTAAAGTTGATCTTAAAACAGTAGTATTTGGTGGAAATGCTAAGGTTCATGTGGTGACTTTTGGCTTGTGTCAAGATTGTGCTGGAAAAGGCTCTGCAGATAAATCAGACCCTATAACTTGCCCGCAATGCAAGGGCGCTGGTTTTGTACAAAGGGTTACTCGAACAATGTTTGGTCAAATGATGTCTTCGGAGCCTTGTAGAGAATGCGAAGGTCACGGAACAATCATTAAGAATGTTTGCCCAAATTGTCATGGACATGGTCGAATTCGTACATCAAGAGAAATTGGGATTACTATTCCTGCTGGTATAAAAGATAATTCTCGATTGCGACTTGCCTCGCAAGGAGCAGTAGGGGAATGTGGCGGTCCTGCTGGCGACTTGTATGTTGATGTACATATTCGAGAAGATAAACAGTTTGCTAGGAATCTAAACGATTTACATTGTTGGATTGACATTCCAATGACTTGGGCTGTTTTGGGACATAAAGTTGATATAGATACTTTTGACGGCAAAAAGAGCGTGGAAATCCCTTCTGGCTCTCAAAGTGAAAATACTATTTCTGTACCTAATTTGGGTGTAACGGTTCTAGGCTCTAAAGAACGCGGAAATCTTGTTGTTCACATTCTTGTTAATATTCCAACAAAGCTGAGCGATGAAGAGCGTAAACTTATTGAAGAGTTTGAAAAATTGCATGATGGAAAAGATGATGTTATTGTTCAACGCGCTATCCCAGATTCAACTACAAATCACAAAGGGTTCTTTAGCAAGTTAAAGGATGCTTTCTGCTAA
- the serB gene encoding phosphoserine phosphatase SerB, with the protein MTKILELKNQKLINVPSLKKPGLLVLDVDATLIEEEVIDLLGDIAGVGSNLAYITSKAMKGEIDFDTSLKLRVSMLKGLECTCFKKAIESIHVTSGAKKLIDTLHSFGWKIGAVSGGFNNVLDDFLPNLNIDFWVANNLEVVDSKLSGKVIEPIVNRQYKAKALINWVRKNNIDIAQSVAIGDGANDIDMIKTAGLGVAFCAKQLLKSQAKASIDTRDLSLVLDLLN; encoded by the coding sequence ATGACTAAAATACTAGAGTTAAAAAACCAAAAATTAATTAATGTTCCTTCATTGAAAAAACCAGGACTTCTTGTTTTAGATGTTGACGCCACTCTTATTGAAGAAGAAGTGATTGACTTACTAGGAGATATTGCTGGGGTCGGGTCAAATTTAGCATATATAACTTCTAAAGCAATGAAAGGAGAAATTGACTTTGACACATCTTTAAAGCTAAGGGTTTCAATGTTAAAAGGACTCGAATGCACTTGTTTTAAAAAAGCTATTGAAAGTATCCACGTAACCAGTGGAGCCAAAAAACTTATAGACACATTACATTCCTTTGGATGGAAAATAGGAGCAGTTTCTGGAGGATTCAATAATGTTTTAGATGATTTTCTGCCAAATCTAAACATAGATTTTTGGGTAGCAAACAATCTAGAAGTAGTAGATTCTAAGCTAAGTGGGAAAGTTATTGAGCCTATAGTAAATCGCCAATATAAAGCAAAAGCATTGATTAATTGGGTGCGCAAGAACAATATTGATATTGCTCAAAGCGTTGCTATTGGAGACGGTGCTAACGATATCGATATGATTAAAACAGCAGGATTAGGCGTCGCATTTTGCGCAAAGCAGTTATTAAAAAGTCAAGCTAAAGCAAGCATAGATACGCGTGACCTAAGCCTAGTTTTAGATTTACTAAACTAA
- a CDS encoding ATP-binding protein, which translates to MAIREALANTLIHADYYMRGNTVITYNNDVNTSVDGSSQSSTETNSLNAGFKLSFANPGCLRMPIEVALAGGFSDSRNPALLKMFALISVVERAGSGFDAMRAGCDWAGIPHPRLSESFNPDRTTLEFFVSDKNNIVSSPENHKTNLSVHSSNLVNNTYNSGLTANALSQDSNKSYKRMSVDDCYKKIIEAVHNHGTIKREQVQNILNVGSTKAKQLLSNLVSRGDISVCGKGRSTTYVFNR; encoded by the coding sequence ATGGCAATTAGAGAAGCTCTTGCAAACACGTTGATTCATGCTGATTATTATATGCGAGGAAACACGGTTATTACATATAATAATGATGTGAACACTTCTGTTGATGGTTCTTCACAATCTTCTACAGAAACGAATAGCTTGAACGCTGGTTTTAAGCTTTCTTTTGCAAACCCTGGGTGTTTACGTATGCCTATAGAAGTGGCTTTGGCTGGAGGTTTTTCTGATTCTCGAAATCCCGCACTGCTTAAAATGTTTGCACTGATTTCTGTTGTTGAACGTGCAGGAAGCGGATTTGATGCTATGAGAGCTGGATGTGATTGGGCTGGAATACCTCATCCAAGGTTAAGTGAGTCCTTTAATCCTGACCGTACCACTCTTGAATTTTTTGTAAGCGATAAGAATAACATTGTATCTAGTCCTGAAAATCACAAAACGAATCTTAGTGTTCATTCGTCAAATTTAGTGAATAATACTTATAATTCAGGACTTACTGCAAATGCACTTTCACAAGATTCTAATAAGTCATATAAGCGTATGAGCGTTGACGATTGCTATAAAAAGATTATTGAAGCAGTGCATAATCATGGAACAATAAAGCGTGAACAAGTGCAAAATATTCTTAACGTGGGTAGCACCAAAGCTAAGCAATTGTTATCTAATCTAGTTAGTAGAGGAGATATTTCAGTTTGTGGAAAAGGTCGGTCTACTACTTACGTTTTTAACCGCTAG
- a CDS encoding inositol monophosphatase family protein, translating into MAGMNLRDVALEVARILEDVGKHAYQDQLNPRDMASMMVLGDPNQSDSAFGDKLVRFIENRLTYINTFQGFWRNRPDDCKTGDRFWCVGNIDGAINFNRDMAEWTLTVSLFEFNDQGSARPVLGVVHAPALGLTYLAAKGQGAIRIRKTPNGEKREKITPSTTSTLHGSVVCYGMSYIPGESKRALDVVSSLEEECPADIKRIGPASLDLCKVADGTYDAYFEPHLHRWDIPGVSAGAVVVKEAQGHVRQWNGDSIHWRRENDVIASNGLINKELQNYLR; encoded by the coding sequence ATGGCAGGTATGAATTTAAGGGATGTAGCTCTTGAAGTTGCTAGAATATTAGAAGATGTTGGTAAACATGCATATCAGGATCAGCTTAATCCTAGAGATATGGCAAGTATGATGGTTCTAGGTGATCCTAATCAATCCGATTCAGCTTTTGGAGATAAGCTAGTACGTTTTATTGAAAATCGTCTTACTTATATAAATACTTTCCAAGGATTCTGGAGAAATAGACCAGATGATTGCAAAACAGGTGATCGTTTTTGGTGTGTAGGCAATATTGACGGTGCTATTAACTTTAACCGCGATATGGCTGAATGGACTTTAACTGTTTCGCTTTTCGAGTTTAATGATCAAGGCTCTGCTAGACCTGTTCTTGGTGTTGTTCATGCCCCAGCTTTAGGGCTTACATATTTGGCTGCTAAGGGTCAGGGTGCTATTCGTATTCGTAAAACTCCTAATGGGGAGAAGCGAGAGAAAATCACGCCTTCTACAACATCAACATTGCATGGCTCTGTTGTTTGCTATGGAATGTCTTATATTCCAGGTGAATCTAAAAGAGCTTTAGACGTTGTTTCTTCGCTTGAGGAAGAATGCCCAGCAGATATTAAGCGTATTGGTCCTGCTTCGCTTGACTTGTGCAAAGTAGCAGATGGTACTTACGACGCATATTTTGAGCCACATCTTCATAGGTGGGATATTCCAGGTGTTTCAGCTGGTGCCGTTGTTGTTAAAGAAGCACAGGGGCATGTTCGACAATGGAATGGTGACTCAATTCATTGGAGACGTGAAAATGACGTTATTGCTTCAAATGGTTTAATAAACAAGGAGCTTCAAAACTATTTGCGATAA
- a CDS encoding CadD family cadmium resistance transporter, which produces METIVSALLVFVSTSIDYLVVLTILFASQGKKGLKSIYVGQYLGTGLLVLASLIAAYFLNFIPQDWIIGLLGLIPLGLGIRAIFVDEDIDEEDIEGKITGDGSKILAFTSLTVAMGGDNLGIYIPYFTGKSLIEISISLVIFALGILILCKLSQNLASISAIGETVEKYEKVIVPVVFIGLGLYILIENGTINYFIGQVLKVV; this is translated from the coding sequence ATGGAAACAATAGTATCCGCTTTATTAGTTTTTGTTTCTACATCCATTGACTACTTAGTTGTTTTGACTATTTTATTCGCTAGTCAAGGAAAGAAAGGTTTGAAATCAATTTATGTAGGGCAGTATTTAGGTACAGGACTGCTTGTACTGGCTAGTCTTATTGCCGCTTACTTTTTAAATTTTATTCCACAAGATTGGATTATCGGACTCCTTGGTCTAATTCCGCTAGGTCTTGGTATAAGAGCAATTTTTGTGGATGAAGATATTGATGAAGAAGATATCGAGGGGAAAATTACCGGAGATGGATCAAAAATCTTAGCATTTACAAGTTTAACAGTGGCAATGGGTGGAGATAATTTAGGAATTTATATCCCCTATTTTACAGGAAAGAGTTTGATTGAGATTAGTATAAGTTTAGTAATATTTGCCTTAGGGATTTTGATTCTATGCAAATTATCTCAAAATCTCGCCTCAATTTCTGCTATCGGAGAGACTGTGGAAAAGTACGAAAAAGTAATTGTACCTGTCGTGTTTATTGGACTCGGTCTTTATATATTGATTGAAAATGGAACTATTAATTATTTCATAGGTCAAGTCCTAAAAGTGGTGTAA
- the tkt gene encoding transketolase → MTEFNWSALDERAVKMAKVLSADAVERAGHGHPGSPVSLAPIAYTLYQHFIKHDPADPKWAGRDRFILSGGHASLTQYVQLFFSGYGLTLDDLKYFRGGADTRTPGHPEYGLTPGIEMTTGPLGQGLASAVGFAYGQRFERGLLDPEAPAGTSPFDHKVWVICGEGDVEEGVSSEAASLAGNQKLGNLTVIFDANHIQIEGDTKLTFSEDILARYRAYGWYTDEVSFIQPDGSYKEDVQALAAAIEKAQEVTDKPHFIKVNTLIAWPTPGKTNNEASHGSKLGEEAVKGLKELCGFDPEVSFPIDEEALAHARKVAERGLAAHKAWDEALAKWAAQNPDKAALYERLKAGKLPEGFDKTIDDLVAGFEVGSKVATRKASGAVLNAIAAVMPELWGGSADLGGSNNTNIKGADSFGTSEDATRTWPNVSEYGRQLHFGVREFAMGAITNGILLGSDTRPFNGTFFQFSDYERPAVRLAALMEIPNLYVWTHDSVALGEDGPTHQPIEHLAAFRAIPQLEVVRPADEYETAEAYRYFFEKKNNYPTAMILTRQGVPTLAETAEKAREGVKHGGYVLVDCEGTPDVIIMATGSEVQWAVAGAKTLAAEGIKARVLSMPSLEWFEEQDEEYKEAILPKSVKARVSIEAGLALPWYKYLGDCGKAVSIEQYGLQGDGGQNMIDLGITAEHVVEAAKASIEEARA, encoded by the coding sequence ATGACCGAATTCAACTGGTCTGCATTAGACGAGCGCGCCGTAAAGATGGCGAAGGTTCTCTCGGCTGATGCTGTTGAGCGAGCAGGACACGGACATCCTGGCTCCCCTGTTTCATTGGCACCGATTGCGTACACCTTGTACCAGCACTTCATTAAGCACGATCCAGCTGACCCAAAGTGGGCCGGTCGCGATCGTTTTATTCTTTCTGGCGGCCACGCTTCGCTTACGCAATATGTGCAGCTGTTCTTCTCTGGATACGGCTTGACTCTTGATGATCTCAAGTATTTCCGTGGCGGCGCAGACACGCGTACTCCAGGTCACCCAGAATATGGCTTAACTCCAGGCATTGAAATGACCACTGGTCCTCTTGGACAGGGTCTTGCTTCTGCTGTTGGTTTCGCTTATGGTCAGCGTTTTGAGCGTGGTCTTCTTGATCCAGAAGCTCCAGCTGGCACTTCCCCATTCGATCACAAGGTTTGGGTTATCTGCGGCGAAGGCGACGTTGAGGAAGGTGTTTCTTCCGAGGCTGCTTCCTTGGCTGGAAACCAAAAGCTTGGTAATTTGACTGTAATCTTCGATGCAAACCACATTCAGATCGAAGGCGACACTAAGCTCACCTTCTCCGAGGATATTCTTGCTCGTTACCGTGCATACGGTTGGTACACCGACGAAGTTAGCTTCATTCAGCCAGACGGCTCCTACAAGGAAGACGTTCAGGCTTTGGCTGCAGCTATTGAAAAGGCTCAGGAAGTTACCGATAAGCCTCACTTCATTAAGGTTAATACTTTGATTGCTTGGCCAACCCCAGGCAAGACCAACAATGAAGCTTCTCACGGCTCTAAGCTTGGTGAAGAAGCTGTTAAGGGTTTGAAGGAACTTTGCGGTTTCGACCCAGAAGTTTCGTTCCCAATCGACGAAGAAGCTTTGGCTCATGCTCGTAAGGTTGCTGAACGCGGTTTGGCTGCTCACAAGGCTTGGGATGAAGCTCTTGCAAAGTGGGCTGCTCAAAACCCAGATAAGGCTGCTCTATACGAGCGCCTTAAGGCTGGCAAGCTTCCTGAAGGCTTCGACAAGACTATCGACGACTTGGTTGCTGGTTTCGAAGTCGGTTCCAAGGTGGCTACCCGTAAGGCTTCTGGCGCAGTTCTTAACGCAATTGCTGCTGTTATGCCAGAACTTTGGGGCGGCTCCGCTGATTTGGGCGGCTCCAACAACACCAACATTAAGGGCGCTGACTCCTTCGGTACATCCGAGGATGCAACTCGTACTTGGCCAAATGTTTCCGAGTACGGCCGCCAGCTTCACTTCGGTGTGCGCGAGTTCGCAATGGGTGCTATTACCAACGGTATTTTGCTTGGTTCTGACACTCGCCCATTCAACGGCACATTCTTCCAGTTCTCTGACTACGAGCGCCCAGCAGTTCGCTTGGCTGCTTTGATGGAGATTCCAAACCTCTACGTTTGGACTCACGACTCCGTAGCCTTGGGCGAAGATGGTCCAACTCACCAGCCAATCGAGCACTTGGCTGCTTTCCGCGCTATTCCTCAGCTTGAGGTTGTACGCCCTGCAGATGAGTATGAGACTGCTGAAGCTTACCGCTACTTCTTCGAGAAGAAGAACAACTACCCAACCGCTATGATTTTGACACGTCAAGGCGTACCAACCCTCGCAGAAACTGCTGAGAAGGCTCGCGAAGGCGTAAAGCACGGCGGTTATGTGTTGGTTGACTGCGAAGGCACTCCAGACGTAATCATCATGGCTACTGGTTCTGAAGTTCAGTGGGCTGTTGCTGGCGCCAAGACTTTGGCAGCAGAAGGCATTAAGGCTCGCGTTCTTTCTATGCCATCTCTCGAGTGGTTCGAAGAGCAAGACGAAGAGTACAAGGAAGCAATCCTTCCAAAGTCCGTCAAGGCTCGCGTTTCCATCGAAGCTGGTTTGGCATTGCCTTGGTACAAGTATCTTGGCGATTGCGGCAAGGCTGTTTCTATCGAACAGTACGGCTTGCAGGGTGACGGCGGTCAGAACATGATCGATTTGGGCATTACTGCTGAGCACGTAGTAGAAGCTGCTAAGGCTTCTATCGAAGAAGCACGCGCTTAA
- a CDS encoding prevent-host-death protein: MNVNTDTLISISEANQNFSKVARLVDKYGSAVILKNNSPRYVILEFPKADEVSAPADDKVMALSDMFIKKNKKVYEELAK; encoded by the coding sequence ATGAATGTAAATACAGATACGCTGATTTCAATTTCTGAAGCCAATCAAAACTTCTCAAAGGTTGCTCGTCTTGTCGATAAATACGGTTCAGCTGTAATACTAAAAAACAACTCTCCGCGCTATGTGATTTTAGAGTTTCCTAAAGCCGATGAGGTTTCTGCTCCAGCTGATGATAAGGTCATGGCTTTATCGGATATGTTCATCAAAAAGAACAAAAAAGTCTATGAGGAACTTGCTAAATGA
- the tal gene encoding transaldolase — MTEATQRTSDSGVSIWLDDLSRTRIESGSLQDLIANKNVVGVTTNPSIFQKALSQVGPYDAQLKELGKVDVETAIRELTTTDVRNATDIFREIAEKTDFVDGRVSIEVDPRLAHDTANTEKQAEELWAKVDRPNVMIKIPATLEGLPAITATLAKGISVNVTLIFSLERYEQVIDAFIEGIAQAAANGHDLKHIGSVASFFVSRVDSAVDKLLEANGSEEAKALEGKAAVANARLAYELFEKKFAADPRWAELEAKGAKKQRPLWASTGTKNAAYSDCKYVDELVAEHVVNTMPEKTLNALADHGNGAASIKGTYEESHAVMNKLAELGINIKDVTDKLEADGVAAFIKSWDSVIADVQSGIDRVNA; from the coding sequence ATGACTGAAGCAACGCAGCGCACTAGCGATTCCGGCGTTTCTATTTGGTTGGACGATTTGTCCCGTACCCGCATTGAGTCTGGTTCTTTGCAGGATTTGATCGCTAACAAGAATGTTGTTGGTGTTACTACCAACCCATCTATCTTCCAGAAGGCTTTGAGCCAGGTTGGCCCATACGACGCACAGCTTAAGGAACTCGGCAAGGTTGACGTTGAGACCGCTATTCGCGAGTTGACAACCACCGACGTTCGTAACGCAACTGATATCTTCCGCGAGATTGCAGAAAAGACCGACTTCGTTGACGGCCGCGTCTCCATCGAAGTTGACCCACGCTTGGCTCACGATACTGCTAACACCGAAAAGCAGGCTGAAGAGCTTTGGGCAAAGGTTGATCGTCCAAACGTTATGATCAAGATTCCTGCAACTTTAGAAGGTCTTCCAGCTATCACCGCTACCCTTGCTAAGGGTATCTCCGTGAACGTGACCTTGATCTTCTCCCTCGAGCGCTACGAGCAGGTTATCGATGCCTTCATCGAAGGTATTGCTCAAGCTGCTGCTAACGGCCACGACTTGAAGCACATTGGTTCCGTAGCTTCCTTCTTCGTCTCCCGCGTTGATAGCGCTGTTGACAAGCTCCTCGAAGCTAACGGTTCCGAAGAAGCTAAGGCTCTTGAAGGCAAGGCTGCTGTTGCTAACGCTCGCTTGGCTTACGAACTCTTCGAGAAGAAGTTCGCTGCCGACCCACGTTGGGCTGAACTTGAGGCCAAGGGCGCAAAGAAGCAGCGTCCACTTTGGGCTTCTACCGGTACCAAGAATGCGGCTTACTCCGATTGCAAGTACGTTGATGAGTTGGTTGCTGAGCATGTTGTTAACACCATGCCAGAGAAGACTTTGAACGCTCTTGCTGATCACGGCAACGGTGCTGCTTCCATTAAGGGCACTTACGAAGAGAGCCACGCTGTTATGAACAAGCTTGCTGAGCTTGGCATTAACATTAAGGACGTTACCGACAAGCTTGAGGCCGACGGTGTTGCCGCCTTCATCAAGTCTTGGGATTCCGTGATTGCAGACGTACAGTCTGGCATCGATCGCGTAAACGCCTGA